The nucleotide sequence TGATCCTGAGGACCTCAAGCGGTTCCGCCGGGTCGACGGGAAGGGGGCCCATCCCGCGGAGGGCGGCGGCGAGTTGCACGTAGAACTCGGGGTATGCGCCCCGCTCTGCCGGAACAGGGCTGGTGGCACCGTCCACTCCCAGAAGCCCCCAAGACTCCTGGGGTTCGATGCCGTAGGCGGGGTCGGACGGTTTCGTGCCGGCGGCCAGCGCGGGCTCCTGGGAGTCCAGGCCCCACTTCATGTACCCGGCTTCGGAGCCGAGAACGTGGAAGCGCGGGCCGACCTGGGCTGCCATGCCGTTCATCCATAGCCTGGTGCGGACGCCGGATTCATGCAGGAGGGAGACGAAGGCCTCCGTGTCGGCTGCGTCTGGGTCGGGTCCCCGATTGGCGGTCTCACCATGGCTCCGTGCCACCGGGCCGAACAGCTGGATGGCCTGGTCGATCAGGTGCGCGCCGAGGTCATGAAGGATTCCGCCGCCCTGGGCAAGGGCGGTGCTGTCACGCCAGTTACCGAAGCCCTCCGGCCGCCACCATTCGAACCGTGATTCGAACGTGCGCACCTCCCCCAGACCCTGCCGCTGAAGCAGTTTCCGGAGTGTGAGGAAGTCGGCGTCCCATCTGCGGTTCTGGAACACTGTGAGATGCACACCGGCGTCGGATGCCAGGGCGATCAGCTCCGCGCCCTGGGTGGAGGTGGGCACGAAGGGCTTGTCCACCACGACGTGAAGGCTGTGCGCAATGGCGGCCGCGGCGAGGTCGAAGTGGGTGTGCGGCGGCGTGCCCAGCACCACGAGGTCCAGGTCCGGGGACAGCGCAAACATCTCCTCCGGCGTCGGAACGATCCGCGCCCGGGGGTAGAGCCGCGCCGCCTCGGCGGCCCGTGCCGGATCCGCCGTCACGATCACGTCAAGGGAGTACTGCGGGTCTGCCGCGATCAACGGCGCATGGAAGACCTTGCCGGAGATTCCAAAGCCGACGACGGCGGTCCGGATAGGTGCGGATGTCACCGTCGCCATCACAGCACCTCCGAGAGGAAACGCTGCAGGCGTTCGCTGCGCGGGCTATCGAACAGGTCGGCAGGGGTTCCAGATTCGACGACTTCGCCTTCGTCCATGAAAACAACCTGGTCGGCGACCTTGCGGGCGAAGCCCATCTCGTGGGTGACGACGAGCATGGTCATCCCGCGGCGGCCGAGCCCGGCCATCAGGTTCAGGACGCCCTTGACCAGTTCCGGGTCCAAGGCGCTGGTCGCTTCATCGAACAGCATCACTTCCGGTTCCATGGCCAGCGCCCGGGCGATGGCCACCCGCTGCTGCTGGCCGCCGGACAGGTCGCGGGGGCGGTGGTCGGCGCGCTCGGCAAGGCCCACTTCGGCCAGCCGGCGGCGGGCGCGTTCCATGGCCTCGGCCTTGGGCATGCCCTTGACGCTCCAGAGGGCAAGGGCCACATTCTCCAGCGCGGTGTGGTCCGGGAAGAGGTTGAAGTGCTGGAACACCATGCCGATGCGGCGCCGCAGGGTGTCCGGCTTGACCTGCAGGGCGCTTTCACCGGCCAGCAGCACGTCGCCGCTCTTGGGTTCATGCAGCCGGTTGACGCCGCGCAGCAGCGTGGACTTGCCGGAACCGGACGGGCCGATGATGCAGGTGGTGGTACCAGGGGCCACGGAGAGGCTGACGTTGCGGAGCACGTCAATGTCGCCGTAGGCCATGGTCAGGTTCCGCAGTTCCAGGCTTGAGCCGTGGAATGTTTCGGTAACAGGGGCGGCCTGGCTCCCGCTCTTGCTGGTGCTTGGGCTGGTGAGGTTCATGTGTTGCTCCCGGTGGTGAGCGGCGAGGCCGCGTCGAGTTCCTTGACTTCCTTCAGGCCGGATGTGGGCGCGGTGGGCCGGCGGCGGCCGGTGCGGAACCTGTTGTCGAAGTAGTTGACCAGGTGGGTCAGGGGCACGGTGATCACAAGGTAGAAGATGCCGGCCATTACCAGGGGCGAGAGGTTTCCCGACAGCACGGCGGCGTCCTGGCCGACGCGGAATAGTTCGCGTTCGCTGACCAGCAGGCCCAGGAAGTACACCAGGGAGGAGTCCTTGACGATGGCGATGAACTGGTTGACCAGGGCCGGCAGGACCCGGCGGACGCCCTGGGGAACCACCACCAGGGCCATGGATTTGGCGTAGCTCATGCCCAGGGCGCGGCAGGCCTCACCCTGGCCCTTGTCCACGCTGAGGATGCCGGCACGGAAGATTTCGCCGATGTAGGCGCTGGCGATCAGGCTCAGCGCGATGATGCCCAGGGGGTAGGGCGAGGGCCCGAAGACCGACTGGCTGAACCGGGCGAAGCCCTGGCCGATCAAGAGGATGGTCAGGATGGCGGGCAGGCCGCGGAAGAGGTCGGTGTAGATACGGGCCGGAATACGCAGCCAGCGGGAACGGGAGATACCCATGACCGCAACCACCATGCCCAGCACGACGCCAAGGATGGTGGCGGCCACGGAGATGATCAGCGTGTTGAGAAGGCCAACCCCGAGGAGTTGGGGCAGCACCTCGAGCATTGCTTCAAAATCGAAGAAGGTGCGGCCGATGATGTTGAGCCAGTCCATTGATTGCTCTCAGACGTTAGTTGTTGAATTCGTGAGCCGGGTTGGATGTGTTGTCTGCCGGGCGGGCGGCCTGTACGCGGCCCGCCCGGCGGAGATCCGTTGCCGGACCTGACCCCGCTTACTTGCTTGCGGTGGGAGCCGGCGTGGCGGTCTGCTCGGCCTTGGGCAGGTATTGCTCCGGCATCGGGGAGCCCGGGAACCACTTCTGGTAGAGCTTCTTCCACGTGCCGTCTTCCATTGCTTCGGCGAGGCCCTTGTTCAGCGCTTCCTTGAAAGCGGGCTTGTCCTTAGCGATGGCGAAGCCCGCGGGGGCGTCAAAGGACGGAATGTCCGCAGCGCTGACCAGTCCGTACTGCTCCTGGTAGGCCTTGGCTGCCTCGTAGTCGAGGAAGTGGGCGTCCACGGAGCCGCTGTTGACGGCTGCGATGGCGGTGTTGTTGTCCGGGAAGCGCACCAGGTTGGCGGAGGTGAAGTTCTTGACGGCGTACGCTTCCTGGAGCGTCCCCTGCACCACGCCCAGACGCTTGCCGTTCAGGCCGTCCGCGTCCTTGACGCCGGAGGTCTTGGTGGTGATGACCGTCAGGTAACCGGCGAGGTAGCCGTTGGAGAAGTCGACGGTTTCCTTGCGCTTGTCCGTGATGCCGATGGCAGCGACCCCGACGTCGAACTGCCCGTTGGCTACGGCGGCGAGGAGTCCGGAGAAGTCCTGTCCGGTGAAGACCACTTTGTCTACGCCGGCACGGTGGGCCACGTCCTTGAACAGTTCGACGTCGAAGCCGGTGAAGTTACCCTGTGCGTCGGTGAAGGTGTACGGCTTGGAGTCACCCAGGCTGGCCACCCGGATGGTGCCAGGTTCGATCAGTCCGTACGGGTTGTCGGCCGGGCTCGAGGTGGCGGAGGATGATCCGCCGCAGCCGGAGAGGGCGAGGATGGCCGCCAGGGCTGCCGCAGCCACTGCTGCCGGACGGAAGTTCAGTTTGATCACAGCGTTGTCCAATCGTGGGAGGGAGGGCGGTGCTGTCAGGGCCGCCGAAGGATTTTGGTCGATGAAGCTCTTGCTGAGTCCGGTCTCAGTCCCTACGATTGAGACCGGACTCACATCGATTGCTAGAAATGTAGCGGAACTCACAAGCGGCGTCAACAGCCCCTCTGAAAGGTGAACATGAGCAGTGACGGAGCAAGACGGCGGGACGTAACAGTTGCCGACGTCGCAAAAGCTGCCCAGGTGTCCAAGGCCCAGGCCGCGCGTGCGCTGGGCAACTACGGGGCCGTCAGCGAGGACGTCCGCGAGCGGGTGCTCGCCGCCGCAGAGGAGCTGAACTACCGGCCCAACGAGCTGGCCCGAAGCATGAACACCGGGAAATCGAACACCATCGGGGTGGTCGTGGGCGATATCGAAAACCCGCATTTCGGACTGGCCACCAGAGGGATCACGGACACCGCGAAGAAGAGCGGGTTCAACGTCATCCTGATCAACACGGACGAGGACACCGCCGCCGAAGTGGATGCTGTCCGCGTGCTGCTCGACAAGAGGGTCGACGGCCTGATCGTCGCACCGGCGTCGTCGGTGGAGACCCAGCACCTGCGGCGGGTCCACGAAGCGGGCCGGCCCCTGGTGCTGCTCGACCGCTCGGCAGAAGACCTCGCAGTGGAAACCGTCGCCGTCGACATGACCGTGATCTCCTACGAATCCACCAATTACCTGCTCGACGCCGGACACCGAAGGGTGGCCTTCATCTCGACGCTGCGCTCCGATACCGTTTTTTCCGCCGGAATGCGGCTGGGTTCGTCGCAGATTTCGGACCGCCTGGAAGGGATGCGGCGCGCGTTTGCTGACTCGGGGCACAACTTTCCGGAAGATCTCGTGCGGCTCAATGCCGGTGACGCCGGCTCCATCCGGAAGCTCACGCGTGAGGTGCTGCTGGGCGCAGATCCGGCCACCGCCGTCGTGGCTTCCGATGGCCTGATCGCTCTCAGCGTGGTGGAAGCCATCCAGGAAATGGGACTGCGCATCCCGGAGGACGTGTCATTCCTGATGTATGACGACTTCGCGTGGACCCGCCTGACCACACCTCCGCTGACCGTCGTGTCCCAGCCCGTTTACGAGATGGGAGCCGCGGCGGCGGCCGCCCTGATCCGGCAGATCGAGGGCCGCCCGCCGCTGGTGCCGGCGCCGGAGTTCAATGCCGCCCTGGTCCACCGGGGCTCGGTGGGGGCGGTGCCAGGCACCTCCGGTTCCGGTCCCGCTCATTCAGCGTCGCCGTCGTCCTCCGTCTTGCCTTCCTTCAGGAGCAGCGCAGTGCCCTGATAGGCGGCCAGTTCGAGGAAGAAGCTGTGCAGGTCATCGACCTGGCCCACGGTCTCGCCGCTGAAGAGGTCGTGGACGCTGCTGCCGGGAACCAGGTGGGTGGACTGGATACTGCCTGAGATGTCCTGGCCGGAGAAGTTGAGGACAGTGACCTGCAGGTTTCCGTCCCCCAGCCGGTTGACCATCACGAGCAACCCGCGCTGGGACACCTCCGGCACATCCAGCAGGGTGCTGGTGGCGATCCCGCTCTGCTCCCGCACCTCAAGGATTTTCTGCAGCCGCCGGGCGAAGGAGGCCGGGTCCTTGAGCTGTTCCGGCAGCGGACCGTAGAGGCTGCGGGCCCGCGGCATGCCCGCGGAGGAAGCCTCCGCCTCGGGGCTGGTGCCCATGATGTCGTGCGCACCGCGGTTGATCCAGCGCGTGTCCCCCTGGGCCGTGAGCTCCCGCACCCTCTGGCGGTCCAGGGCCGTGACGCCGGTGAGGTCCCAGCCTGACAGGGCGAAGACGCCGGGCTGGAGGGCGTTGTACATGGACAGCAGGATATGGGCGTCCAGGATTTGGGCCTGCTGTTCTTCGGTGAGGTTCTCCGGGTCCTTAATGCCCAGGGCCGCCATGATGAAGCTCGCCGTGGTGCAGGCGATGCCGTTCGTGGTGAACAGGGCGTTATAGGGGGTCTCCGGGCCGGTCAGCCGTTCCCGCAGGGTTTGCTGCACATGCTCGGCAACTTCGGCGCCGGTGAGTTCCTGGCCGTTGAGTTCGAACACGTCGTCCTTGTGGCCGGCCGCGAAATGGACCAGTTCGTAGGTCAGTTCGTCGTGGTTCTGCAAGGCGTGCACCAGGGACGCCTGGTCCACGCCGATCTCCATGGCAAGCCGCAGCGTCAGGCGCAGGAACTCGGTGTCCGCGGTCACCAGCGCATAGTGGTAGGCCGGCCTGGTCACGAAGTCGTAGGAAAGGTCCGGGCCCGACTCCGAGGTGGCCTTGATGTCGTCGATGGTCAGGTTGAGTTCCTGGAAGGAGAACCCGCCGACCTTGCGGATCATGGATCCGATCAGCTGGTTTGCCGCCTCGGACAGCGGGTGCCCTTCGGACCAGCCCGGCTGTTCCTCGGCGCTTTTCTCCACGCCCAGGAACCCGTTGGCATCCAGCCGGAGCGCACCCGTGCCCAGGTCGAGGAGCGAGTGCAGGGCGTCCCCCACCACCAGTCGCATGCCCGCAAAGGTGGGATCCAGCCAGTTGATGGACGGCTGGCCGGCCTTGAAGTAGTGCAGGTACACCCAGCGGCGGGTCTTCCCGGCCGTGTCCACAATGGGCCGCGTGGCGCTCCAGTTGGTCTCCTTGACCCCTGGTTCATAGAAGATCACGCGTTGCAGCCGGCCGATGATGTACCCGGCCTTTTGCAGTGCCTGCTCCGCGTCCGGGCTGATGTTGACCGAGTCTTCGCCTTCGGGGACGTCGGGCAGCAGGTGCCAGTCCTCTTCCGGGATGTCGATCATGTGGTAGATGCCGGGGTAGTCCCGGAAGTTCATCTCGGCCAGGCGGAAGTCGGCCCCCTTGCCGGTGTGGCCGGGAACAATGTCGTCGATGACGGTGCCGTCATGCTCGACGGCAACCTCGCACATCCGGCGGAATTCATCCTCGGTGCCAAACACCGGGTCGATCGCCATGCTGATGCGGTCAAAGTGCCCGTCCACACTGGGCGTTTGGGTCCAGCCACTGATGCCGCCGGCGAGCTTGACCGGGCCGGTGTGCAGGCCCCTGATCCCGATCTCGCGGAAAGCATCCCACAGTTCAGGATCTCCCAGGGCTGAGAGGAAGGACTGGCCCGGCCGGGTGATAAAGGACAGCGGGTACGCGGTAAACCAGACGGGTGCGCGTTCCACGGCCGCCCGCGGGTTCGGATGGGCGTACGAGTGCTGCCACATGCTGGCCTGGCCGGACAGCTGGCGCGCCATCACATTGGCGTCCCCCAGCATGGCCTGGTTCCGCAGCCACTCGACATAGGCCGCATTCCGTCCGTCGAACTCGAGCGACGGACGGTCGGCAAAGAACTGCCGGCGGCGGGCAATTGGCCGCAGCGCCTTGGGACGGGCCGGATAGAACTGCTCGTCGTAGGTGATGTCAGCGGCCTCGGTTACTTCCGGCGCTTCAGTTGCCCCGGGCACTTCGGGCACTTCCGTCTGCGGACCTCCGGCTCCCGGATCAGCCGGAGCCGCTTCCCCGGGCGGCACCGCTCCTGTGCCGGCCCCGAAACCGTTGGTCTCGCCGTCGAACTCGTCGGCTGCTGAACCGATCTTGCTGAAGCTTGCTTCCCGCACAGACTTCTCCTTTGTCGGTGGTTCCTGCGTGGCACCTCCCCCAGGGGTGTTCTTCAAGTCCTTCCGTACCCCGGCGTCCTGAGAGTATTCACGCTTGTCCGCTCCGCCCACCCTATGCTGACTGGGGCCGGAATCAACAGCTCCCACACGGGCGGTGACGCACACTGTCCTCCGTGGCTCCGTCCCACCGGGTAACAAGGTGGAGGATACGGCTGAGGCGGGCCGGGATCCTGTTCGGATACCGGCCCGCCTCCTGCCGCGTGGTGCTTCGGGTACTAAAACTGGCCGCCGTCGGCCTTCACGGCCAGAACGGGACGGTCGGCCTGCATGAGGATGCGCTGGGCGTGGCTGCCCAGGATGAACTTGCCCACCTGCGTGCGGTGGCGCAGCCCGATGACAATCAGGGAGGCATTTTCCTCCCGGGCGACGTCGAGGAACTCATCAGCCAGGTCATGCTGGTAGGGCGGCTGGATCACCCTGGCCGTGACTCCTGCTTCCTCGGCCCGCCTGGAGGCCTTGGCCAGGACATCGTCCGGTGCCACCGACTTGTCCACCAGGGCGCCTTCCCGGGCGGAGTTGACGATCACCAGCTCCTGGTTCCGGAGCCGGGCCTCGGCGATGCCGGCCGCGAGGGCAGCCTCCCCCGCCGGGGTGGGGACAAATCCAACGATGATGCTCATACCTTTTCCTTGATCTTTGCGGCGGGAGTAACTGCGGACGCCTTGCGCTTGGCCAGCGCGGAGCGGATGGCCGGGAGGGCGGCCACGACGACGAACACGATGAGGAGCGTGGCGGAGATGGGCCGGCCGAAGAAGCCCAGCGGATCACCGCCGAACACCAGCAGCGAACGCCGCAGCGAGCTTTCGAGCAGTTCGCCCAGGACGAAGGCCAGCACCAGCGGGCCGGGCTCGAAGCCGAACTTCTTCATCAGGTAGCCCACGATGCCGAAGACCACCACGAGGGTGACGTCGAACATGCTGTTGTTGATGGTGTAAGCGCCGAGCAGCGTAATCAGCGCCGTGATGGGTGCCAGGATGGCGGCACGGACCCGGAGGATCTTAACGAAGATGCCCACGAGCGGCAGGCTCATGATCAGCAGCAGGATGTTGCCGATGTACATGGAGTTCACCACGCCCCAGAACAGATCAGGGTTCTCGTCCACGAGCTGCGGACCGGGGGTGACGCCCTGGATCAGCAGCGCGCCGAACATCAGCGCCATGGTGGCGTTGGCAGGGATGCCAAGGGTGAGCAGCGGAATAAAGGAAGACGTCGCGGCTGCGTTGTTGGCAGTTTCCGGTCCCGCAACACCTTCCGGCGCGCCCTTGCCGAAACGCTC is from Arthrobacter sp. QXT-31 and encodes:
- a CDS encoding amino acid ABC transporter ATP-binding protein translates to MNLTSPSTSKSGSQAAPVTETFHGSSLELRNLTMAYGDIDVLRNVSLSVAPGTTTCIIGPSGSGKSTLLRGVNRLHEPKSGDVLLAGESALQVKPDTLRRRIGMVFQHFNLFPDHTALENVALALWSVKGMPKAEAMERARRRLAEVGLAERADHRPRDLSGGQQQRVAIARALAMEPEVMLFDEATSALDPELVKGVLNLMAGLGRRGMTMLVVTHEMGFARKVADQVVFMDEGEVVESGTPADLFDSPRSERLQRFLSEVL
- the treS gene encoding maltose alpha-D-glucosyltransferase, translating into MPEVPGATEAPEVTEAADITYDEQFYPARPKALRPIARRRQFFADRPSLEFDGRNAAYVEWLRNQAMLGDANVMARQLSGQASMWQHSYAHPNPRAAVERAPVWFTAYPLSFITRPGQSFLSALGDPELWDAFREIGIRGLHTGPVKLAGGISGWTQTPSVDGHFDRISMAIDPVFGTEDEFRRMCEVAVEHDGTVIDDIVPGHTGKGADFRLAEMNFRDYPGIYHMIDIPEEDWHLLPDVPEGEDSVNISPDAEQALQKAGYIIGRLQRVIFYEPGVKETNWSATRPIVDTAGKTRRWVYLHYFKAGQPSINWLDPTFAGMRLVVGDALHSLLDLGTGALRLDANGFLGVEKSAEEQPGWSEGHPLSEAANQLIGSMIRKVGGFSFQELNLTIDDIKATSESGPDLSYDFVTRPAYHYALVTADTEFLRLTLRLAMEIGVDQASLVHALQNHDELTYELVHFAAGHKDDVFELNGQELTGAEVAEHVQQTLRERLTGPETPYNALFTTNGIACTTASFIMAALGIKDPENLTEEQQAQILDAHILLSMYNALQPGVFALSGWDLTGVTALDRQRVRELTAQGDTRWINRGAHDIMGTSPEAEASSAGMPRARSLYGPLPEQLKDPASFARRLQKILEVREQSGIATSTLLDVPEVSQRGLLVMVNRLGDGNLQVTVLNFSGQDISGSIQSTHLVPGSSVHDLFSGETVGQVDDLHSFFLELAAYQGTALLLKEGKTEDDGDAE
- a CDS encoding LacI family DNA-binding transcriptional regulator, which encodes MSSDGARRRDVTVADVAKAAQVSKAQAARALGNYGAVSEDVRERVLAAAEELNYRPNELARSMNTGKSNTIGVVVGDIENPHFGLATRGITDTAKKSGFNVILINTDEDTAAEVDAVRVLLDKRVDGLIVAPASSVETQHLRRVHEAGRPLVLLDRSAEDLAVETVAVDMTVISYESTNYLLDAGHRRVAFISTLRSDTVFSAGMRLGSSQISDRLEGMRRAFADSGHNFPEDLVRLNAGDAGSIRKLTREVLLGADPATAVVASDGLIALSVVEAIQEMGLRIPEDVSFLMYDDFAWTRLTTPPLTVVSQPVYEMGAAAAAALIRQIEGRPPLVPAPEFNAALVHRGSVGAVPGTSGSGPAHSASPSSSVLPSFRSSAVP
- a CDS encoding Gfo/Idh/MocA family protein, producing MATVTSAPIRTAVVGFGISGKVFHAPLIAADPQYSLDVIVTADPARAAEAARLYPRARIVPTPEEMFALSPDLDLVVLGTPPHTHFDLAAAAIAHSLHVVVDKPFVPTSTQGAELIALASDAGVHLTVFQNRRWDADFLTLRKLLQRQGLGEVRTFESRFEWWRPEGFGNWRDSTALAQGGGILHDLGAHLIDQAIQLFGPVARSHGETANRGPDPDAADTEAFVSLLHESGVRTRLWMNGMAAQVGPRFHVLGSEAGYMKWGLDSQEPALAAGTKPSDPAYGIEPQESWGLLGVDGATSPVPAERGAYPEFYVQLAAALRGMGPLPVDPAEPLEVLRIIEGIHALA
- a CDS encoding universal stress protein: MSIIVGFVPTPAGEAALAAGIAEARLRNQELVIVNSAREGALVDKSVAPDDVLAKASRRAEEAGVTARVIQPPYQHDLADEFLDVAREENASLIVIGLRHRTQVGKFILGSHAQRILMQADRPVLAVKADGGQF
- a CDS encoding ABC transporter substrate-binding protein, which encodes MIKLNFRPAAVAAAALAAILALSGCGGSSSATSSPADNPYGLIEPGTIRVASLGDSKPYTFTDAQGNFTGFDVELFKDVAHRAGVDKVVFTGQDFSGLLAAVANGQFDVGVAAIGITDKRKETVDFSNGYLAGYLTVITTKTSGVKDADGLNGKRLGVVQGTLQEAYAVKNFTSANLVRFPDNNTAIAAVNSGSVDAHFLDYEAAKAYQEQYGLVSAADIPSFDAPAGFAIAKDKPAFKEALNKGLAEAMEDGTWKKLYQKWFPGSPMPEQYLPKAEQTATPAPTASK
- a CDS encoding amino acid ABC transporter permease → MDWLNIIGRTFFDFEAMLEVLPQLLGVGLLNTLIISVAATILGVVLGMVVAVMGISRSRWLRIPARIYTDLFRGLPAILTILLIGQGFARFSQSVFGPSPYPLGIIALSLIASAYIGEIFRAGILSVDKGQGEACRALGMSYAKSMALVVVPQGVRRVLPALVNQFIAIVKDSSLVYFLGLLVSERELFRVGQDAAVLSGNLSPLVMAGIFYLVITVPLTHLVNYFDNRFRTGRRRPTAPTSGLKEVKELDAASPLTTGSNT